A DNA window from Vigna angularis cultivar LongXiaoDou No.4 chromosome 1, ASM1680809v1, whole genome shotgun sequence contains the following coding sequences:
- the LOC108332512 gene encoding protein cornichon homolog 4 produces the protein MADIFAWLISFFILIALIVLVIYQLMCLADLEFDYINPYDSSSRINKVVLPEYIILGVLCGFYLVTGHWIMSLFCAPYLYYNVRLYRQGKHLVDVTEIFNLLSKEKKQRLVKLFYLVFILFLSLFWMIYTSLEDQDD, from the exons ATGGCTGATATCTTTGCGTGGCTCATCTCCTTCTTTATCCTTATTGCCTTAATTGTACTCGTCATTTACCAG TTAATGTGCCTGGCAGACCTAGAATTTGATTATATAAATCCATATGATTCCTCATCTCGAATAAACAAAGTAGTATTGCCTGAATACATTATACTAGGTGTTTTATGCGGCTTCTACCTCGTCACAGGGCATTGGATAATGTCACTGTTCTGCGCTCCTTACCTCTACTACAACGTGAGATT ATATAGACAAGGAAAACATCTGGTTGATGTTACAGAGATATTCAACTTGCTCTCTAAGGAAAAGAAGCAACGGCTTGTCAAACTCTTCTATCTTGTTTTTATCCTTTTCCTATCCTTATTTTG GATGATCTACACATCTTTGGAAGATCAGGATGATTGA
- the LOC108341593 gene encoding uncharacterized protein LOC108341593: MTSVSPGHRRKFSGKDPPSSLRSEKHWSGVRRFALTLKVPLHNSESFHRPSKVLLNVSIEKGVGAVQVVISPEDTVADLIKAALASYKKEKRRPLLKNNDHKCYDLHYSSFALQSLKADEKLMNLGSRNFFLCSKPTSSSCSEKENMAIDSAFPWMVFVPLLL; the protein is encoded by the exons ATGACTTCAGTGTCACCGGGTCATCGGAGAAAATTCTCCGGTAAGGACCCACCGAGTTCGCTGCGGTCGGAGAAACATTGGAGCGGCGTTCGCAGGTTCGCACTGACGCTGAAGGTTCCGTTGCATAACAGCGAGTCTTTTCACCGGCCATCAAAGGTGTTGCTGAACGTGAGCATCGAGAAGGGCGTGGGAGCGGTACAGGTGGTGATATCGCCTGAGGACACCGTGGCCGATCTGATAAAGGCGGCGTTGGCGTCTtacaagaaggagaagaggaggCCGTTATTGAAGAACAATGATCACAAGTGCTACGATCTTCACTACTCTTCTTTCGCCCTTCAAA GTTTGAAGGCTGATGAAAAGCTAATGAATTTGGGATCAAGGAATTTTTTTCTATGCTCAAAGCCAACCTCTTCTTCTTGCTCTGAGAAAGAGAATATGGCAATTGATTCTGCATTTCCTTGGATGGTGTTCGTTCCTCTCCTGCTTTAG